One Amycolatopsis tolypomycina DNA segment encodes these proteins:
- a CDS encoding DUF2207 family protein, with product MFAGALLALALAAGPADQPPLPTVPQSAEIQLKVQRDGSLSVVEAISVPDGLTMDRRVALRVPAPHHRDRVYGVRDVVLEGRGTASVDSGAFTVHLTSGTSIVRYTVDGAVAGDTVTWELAGGWTADLKFLRASFAAPKIPTAVDCTVGDLPCGAAQIDHAGLTRFSQQNLAAGQRMTAVVELPTGTVPANEVLVPAKTLGGAFVLTTPVGWAWAGFAALLLLLTTLTLAARRGHFHVKVPPRDGHFYVKVTGEFASPAGALPGHVGLLLRGRAGPLDLAATVLDLAVRNYLWVSDGPTLARRNPPDEHLTAFERAVYEAVVPDEPVTLAELRRRHVEVPRTELTADVVRRGWFTTRRLRRAGVRIFCYGVFLTVLLALTVGYAQLGVILALAGVAVAVTSAALPARRRAGADVAGRLRGVTEIRAKDFDKPQREQVFSRGLPYALALGELAPWVAAFDGLKHPPPVYWHAGDITPDQAGSFATALAGTFAPAHRGHLLELVSGKARQNAPYHSRAGTRGTAEPS from the coding sequence GTGTTCGCGGGCGCGCTGCTGGCGCTCGCCCTGGCCGCCGGCCCCGCCGACCAGCCGCCCCTGCCCACCGTGCCGCAGAGCGCGGAGATCCAGCTCAAGGTCCAGCGCGACGGCTCGCTGTCGGTCGTCGAGGCGATCTCGGTCCCCGACGGCCTCACGATGGACCGCCGGGTCGCCCTGCGGGTGCCGGCGCCTCACCACCGCGACCGCGTCTACGGCGTCCGCGACGTCGTCCTCGAAGGCCGCGGGACGGCGAGTGTCGACTCCGGCGCCTTCACCGTCCACCTCACGTCAGGCACCTCCATCGTCCGGTACACAGTGGACGGTGCGGTCGCCGGGGACACCGTCACCTGGGAGCTGGCCGGCGGCTGGACCGCCGACCTGAAGTTCCTCCGCGCCTCCTTCGCGGCGCCGAAGATCCCGACCGCCGTCGACTGCACCGTCGGCGATCTGCCGTGCGGGGCCGCGCAGATCGACCACGCCGGCCTCACCCGCTTCAGCCAGCAGAACCTCGCCGCCGGGCAGCGGATGACCGCCGTCGTCGAGCTGCCGACCGGCACCGTTCCGGCCAACGAAGTCCTGGTCCCGGCGAAGACGCTCGGCGGCGCGTTCGTGCTCACCACCCCGGTCGGCTGGGCCTGGGCAGGCTTCGCCGCGCTGCTCCTGCTCTTGACCACCCTGACCCTGGCGGCCCGCCGTGGGCACTTTCACGTAAAAGTGCCCCCACGGGATGGGCACTTTTACGTGAAAGTGACCGGGGAGTTCGCCTCGCCCGCCGGGGCGCTGCCGGGCCACGTCGGCCTGCTCCTGCGCGGGCGGGCCGGGCCGCTCGACCTGGCCGCGACCGTGCTCGACCTCGCCGTCCGCAACTACCTCTGGGTGAGCGACGGCCCCACGCTGGCCCGCCGCAACCCGCCCGACGAGCACCTGACCGCCTTCGAACGTGCGGTGTACGAGGCCGTCGTCCCGGACGAGCCGGTGACGCTGGCCGAACTGCGGCGGCGGCACGTCGAAGTCCCCCGCACCGAGCTGACGGCCGACGTCGTCCGGCGCGGCTGGTTCACGACGCGCCGGCTCCGCCGGGCCGGGGTCCGGATCTTCTGCTACGGCGTGTTCCTCACCGTCCTGCTGGCCCTGACCGTCGGCTACGCCCAGCTCGGCGTCATCCTCGCGCTGGCCGGGGTCGCCGTCGCCGTGACCTCGGCGGCGCTGCCCGCGCGCCGCCGAGCGGGCGCCGACGTCGCCGGCCGGCTGCGCGGCGTCACCGAGATCCGGGCGAAGGACTTCGACAAGCCGCAGCGCGAGCAGGTCTTCTCCCGTGGCCTGCCGTACGCGCTCGCTCTGGGCGAACTGGCGCCGTGGGTGGCCGCCTTCGACGGCCTCAAGCACCCGCCGCCGGTCTACTGGCACGCCGGCGACATCACCCCTGACCAGGCCGGATCGTTCGCGACGGCGCTGGCGGGCACCTTCGCCCCCGCCCATCGTGGTCACCTTCTCGAGCTCGTGAGTGGTAAGGCGCGTCAGAACGCGCCTTACCACTCACGAGCCGGGACGCGGGGAACGGCCGAGCCGTCGTAG